A DNA window from Chlamydia felis Fe/C-56 contains the following coding sequences:
- the incB gene encoding inclusion membrane protein IncB — protein MSTPLSSSNQPQDSEGLNRVLLSFDGRISKLEKQVRQFEEKVNQIEKNSSLSLTTGNNVATDMVHLKDKIGELEESLAAVVQLTIQSALERTSESESTSNSASSGYVIGRAKPSPCAKLTAIALTILALIAITMLIICVIAVCGGFPLFISVLNMYTVGACISLPIISCASVSIMILCSLSITSLLKNRLAIYKANLA, from the coding sequence ATGTCAACACCACTATCTTCTTCAAACCAACCCCAAGATTCGGAGGGGTTAAATAGAGTTTTATTAAGCTTCGACGGAAGAATAAGTAAATTAGAAAAACAGGTGCGACAATTTGAAGAAAAAGTTAATCAAATAGAGAAGAACTCCTCCCTATCTCTTACCACAGGAAATAATGTGGCAACAGATATGGTCCATTTAAAAGATAAAATAGGTGAATTAGAAGAAAGTCTAGCTGCAGTTGTACAACTGACAATTCAATCAGCTTTAGAACGAACTTCAGAATCAGAATCCACCTCTAATTCAGCCAGTTCCGGTTATGTAATAGGGCGTGCTAAACCCTCTCCATGTGCCAAGCTTACAGCCATAGCATTAACCATTTTAGCTCTAATCGCTATCACAATGCTTATTATTTGCGTCATTGCTGTTTGCGGAGGTTTCCCACTATTTATTTCTGTGCTTAATATGTACACAGTTGGCGCCTGTATATCCTTACCCATTATTTCGTGCGCATCGGTTTCCATAATGATTCTTTGCTCACTATCTATCACCTCTTTATTAAAAAACAGGTTAGCAATCTATAAGGCCAATTTGGCTTAA